One window of Brachybacterium ginsengisoli genomic DNA carries:
- a CDS encoding ABC transporter ATP-binding protein, giving the protein MTLLRLVLRAITPYWIWVLLVVLFQIVGVLAALYLPTLNADIIDEGVAKADVPVIWQLGRLMLLISFGNIIALVAANYFAARSAMRVGKDLRSRVFSQVASFSPRELAEFGTPSLITRSTNDVQQVQMLVFFSLNMLVQAPVTGIGGVILALRVEPGMAWLIAVMVPVMLVAVGILIFRAAPLFKQMQGKIDDINSVLREQITGIRVLRAFVREDRERERYGVVNGQVTDLNRRIGLLMILINPIIMFILNVSSVMVLLVAAPRIDSGQMEVGSITAFIAYLMQILIAVMMATFMTMMIPRAMVSAERISEVLDTETSVHQRTDGVRDIDGPVELTFEDVSFTYPGAERPVLENISFSARAGQTVAIIGGTGAGKTTLINLVPRLMDASEGRVLLNGHDVRDLDARVLWDRVGLVPQRPYLFSGTVASNLRFGNPSADDEQLWHALTVAQGRDFVASMPTALDSPIAQGGTNVSGGQRQRLCIARALAATPSLYLFDDSFSALDLTTDAKLRAALVPETRDALMLIVAQRVSTITGADLILVLDNGRIVAQGTHGELLESSETYQEIVRSQGVEEEVA; this is encoded by the coding sequence GTGACCCTGCTGCGCCTCGTGCTCAGGGCCATCACGCCGTACTGGATCTGGGTGCTCCTGGTGGTGCTCTTCCAGATCGTCGGCGTGCTGGCCGCCCTCTATCTGCCCACCCTGAACGCCGACATCATCGACGAGGGCGTCGCCAAGGCCGATGTCCCGGTGATCTGGCAGCTGGGCCGGCTGATGCTGCTCATCTCCTTCGGCAACATCATCGCGCTGGTCGCGGCGAACTACTTCGCGGCCCGCTCCGCGATGAGGGTGGGCAAGGACCTGCGCTCGAGGGTGTTCTCGCAGGTCGCCTCCTTCTCCCCGCGCGAGCTCGCCGAGTTCGGCACGCCCTCGCTGATCACCCGCTCGACGAATGACGTCCAGCAGGTGCAGATGCTGGTCTTCTTCTCCCTGAACATGCTGGTCCAGGCCCCGGTGACGGGTATCGGCGGCGTGATCCTGGCGCTGCGCGTCGAGCCCGGGATGGCCTGGCTGATCGCGGTGATGGTGCCGGTGATGCTGGTGGCCGTCGGCATCCTGATCTTCCGCGCCGCACCGCTTTTCAAGCAGATGCAGGGCAAGATCGACGACATCAACTCGGTGCTGCGCGAGCAGATCACAGGCATCCGCGTGCTGCGCGCCTTCGTGCGCGAGGATCGCGAGCGCGAGCGCTACGGCGTCGTGAACGGCCAGGTCACCGACCTCAACCGCCGCATCGGCCTGCTGATGATCCTCATCAACCCGATCATCATGTTCATCCTGAACGTCTCCAGCGTGATGGTGCTGCTGGTCGCGGCGCCCCGCATCGACTCGGGCCAGATGGAGGTCGGCTCGATCACCGCCTTCATCGCCTACCTGATGCAGATCCTCATCGCGGTCATGATGGCGACCTTCATGACGATGATGATCCCCCGTGCGATGGTCTCCGCCGAGCGCATCTCCGAGGTGCTGGACACCGAGACCAGCGTCCACCAGCGCACCGACGGCGTGCGGGACATCGACGGTCCGGTCGAGCTCACCTTCGAGGACGTCTCCTTCACCTACCCGGGCGCCGAGCGCCCGGTGCTCGAGAACATCTCCTTCTCCGCCCGCGCCGGGCAGACGGTCGCGATCATCGGCGGCACCGGCGCCGGCAAGACCACGCTGATCAACCTGGTGCCGCGCCTGATGGACGCGAGCGAGGGCCGGGTGCTGCTGAACGGCCACGACGTGCGCGACCTCGACGCGCGCGTGCTCTGGGACCGGGTGGGCCTGGTCCCGCAGCGCCCCTACCTGTTCTCCGGCACCGTCGCCTCGAACCTGCGGTTCGGGAACCCCTCGGCCGACGACGAGCAGCTCTGGCACGCGCTCACCGTCGCGCAGGGGCGGGACTTCGTCGCCTCGATGCCGACCGCGCTCGACTCCCCGATCGCGCAGGGCGGCACCAACGTCTCCGGCGGGCAGCGGCAGCGGCTGTGCATCGCCCGGGCCCTGGCCGCGACGCCCTCGCTGTACCTCTTCGACGACTCCTTCAGCGCGCTGGACCTCACCACCGATGCGAAGCTGCGGGCGGCCCTGGTCCCCGAGACCCGCGATGCGCTGATGCTGATCGTCGCCCAGCGCGTCTCGACCATCACCGGCGCGGATCTGATCCTGGTGCTGGACAACGGCCGGATCGTCGCGCAGGGAACCCATGGCGAGCTCCTCGAGAGCTCCGAGACCTATCAGGAGATCGTCCGCTCGCAGGGCGTCGAGGAGGAGGTGGCCTGA
- a CDS encoding DUF456 domain-containing protein — MDSLTAQIIVTVVVGLAYVVGLTGIVVPVLPGTVTLVIATLVWAILIGGWTGWVAFAIVLVLGAIGMTTSYVLTGRRLQAAEVPMWPVYVGIASGIVGIFVIPFLGLPIGFLIGLYVSEAVRQKDWTKGFTSAWIAMKALGLGILIEFSLAMLSTITFAIAVVVHFVSA, encoded by the coding sequence GTGGACTCTCTCACCGCCCAGATCATCGTGACCGTCGTGGTCGGCCTCGCCTACGTGGTGGGCCTGACCGGGATCGTGGTCCCCGTGCTGCCCGGCACGGTCACCCTGGTCATCGCGACCCTCGTCTGGGCCATCCTGATCGGCGGCTGGACCGGCTGGGTCGCCTTCGCGATCGTGCTCGTGCTCGGCGCGATCGGCATGACCACGAGCTACGTGCTCACCGGCCGTCGCCTGCAGGCCGCCGAGGTGCCGATGTGGCCGGTCTACGTCGGCATCGCCTCCGGCATCGTCGGCATCTTCGTCATCCCCTTCCTGGGCCTGCCGATCGGTTTCCTCATCGGCCTGTACGTCTCCGAGGCGGTGCGGCAGAAGGACTGGACGAAGGGCTTCACCTCCGCCTGGATCGCGATGAAGGCCCTCGGCCTGGGCATCCTCATCGAGTTCTCCCTCGCCATGCTCTCCACGATCACCTTCGCGATCGCCGTCGTCGTCCACTTCGTCTCCGCATGA
- a CDS encoding ABC transporter ATP-binding protein has protein sequence MTAAPAARSAASSSALGGETAVDEGALSTIRRGLALTPDLLRGLWITLLLAVIATAGKVVVPIAVQSILDRGIIEPEVPDLAYVAGAAGLAALVLLATATCNVLMNRRLFRLAEHSLATLRKRAFRHIHDLSLLTQGTEQRGALVSRVTSDVDTVSQFMSFGGIMLVVMSFQLVLATGVMAFYSWPLALAVWICYLPILVIMGSLQKRIRARYQVVRTKVGAMLGAVSESLVGSATVRAYGTEDRTRRAQVDRIGEVRNAQFAVLRPQSVSFFLSETADGLATAVVVVVGIVLGTGVLGVDLPGGDLTAGGVIAFVFLVSLFSQPVRMGIEMLSEAQNAVAGWRRVLGVLDTPADVADPAGAIDPRTGERVEPVPGATVLPEGLLDIEISDLRFAYPTGPEVLHGIDVDIPARSRIAIVGETGSGKTTFAKLLTRMMDPASGGIRIGGVPLHLVPYESLRSRVIMVPQEGFLFDTSVAGNLLYGRPSATEEEMHRALDELGLGTWAEELPEGLDTPVGQRGESLSAGERQLVALARAYLADPDIIVLDEATSAVDPAADVRLQQAIDGLARGRTTITIAHRLSTAERADRIMVLDHGDLAEHGTHAELVELEGGIYAGLHQSWVAHRAQR, from the coding sequence ATGACCGCCGCACCCGCCGCCCGCAGCGCAGCGAGCTCCTCGGCGCTCGGCGGCGAGACCGCCGTCGACGAGGGCGCCCTGTCCACGATCCGCCGCGGACTCGCCCTCACCCCCGACCTGCTGCGAGGCCTGTGGATCACGCTGCTGCTCGCCGTCATCGCGACCGCCGGCAAGGTCGTGGTGCCGATCGCGGTGCAGTCCATCCTGGACCGCGGGATCATCGAGCCGGAGGTCCCGGACCTCGCCTACGTGGCCGGCGCCGCAGGGCTCGCCGCCCTCGTCCTGCTCGCCACCGCGACCTGCAACGTGCTGATGAACCGGCGCCTGTTCCGCCTGGCCGAGCACTCCCTGGCCACGCTGCGCAAGCGCGCCTTCCGCCACATCCACGACCTCTCCCTGCTCACCCAGGGCACCGAGCAGCGCGGCGCGCTGGTCTCCCGCGTGACCAGCGACGTCGACACCGTCAGCCAGTTCATGAGCTTCGGCGGGATCATGCTGGTGGTGATGAGCTTCCAGCTCGTGCTCGCCACCGGCGTGATGGCCTTCTACTCGTGGCCGCTCGCGCTCGCGGTCTGGATCTGCTACCTCCCGATCCTGGTGATCATGGGGTCCCTGCAGAAGCGGATCCGCGCCCGCTACCAGGTGGTGCGCACCAAGGTCGGCGCCATGCTCGGCGCCGTCTCCGAGTCGCTCGTCGGCTCCGCCACCGTGCGGGCCTACGGCACCGAGGACCGAACCCGTCGCGCCCAGGTGGACCGCATCGGCGAGGTGCGCAACGCCCAGTTCGCGGTGCTGAGACCGCAGTCCGTCTCGTTCTTCCTCTCGGAGACGGCCGACGGACTCGCCACCGCGGTGGTGGTCGTGGTCGGCATCGTGCTGGGCACCGGGGTGCTCGGCGTGGACCTGCCCGGCGGCGACCTCACCGCCGGCGGCGTGATCGCCTTCGTCTTCCTGGTCTCGCTGTTCAGCCAGCCCGTGCGGATGGGCATCGAGATGCTCTCCGAGGCGCAGAACGCCGTGGCCGGCTGGCGTCGCGTGCTCGGCGTGCTCGACACCCCGGCCGACGTCGCCGACCCCGCGGGCGCGATCGACCCCCGCACCGGGGAGCGCGTCGAGCCGGTGCCGGGCGCGACGGTGCTGCCCGAGGGTCTGCTCGACATCGAGATCTCCGACCTGCGCTTCGCGTACCCCACGGGCCCCGAGGTGCTGCACGGCATCGATGTGGACATCCCGGCCCGCTCCCGCATCGCGATCGTGGGGGAGACCGGCAGCGGCAAGACCACCTTCGCGAAGCTGCTCACCCGCATGATGGATCCCGCCTCGGGCGGCATCCGCATCGGCGGGGTGCCGCTGCACCTGGTGCCCTACGAGTCGCTGCGCTCGCGCGTGATCATGGTGCCGCAGGAGGGCTTCCTCTTCGACACCAGCGTGGCCGGGAACCTGCTCTACGGGCGCCCCAGCGCGACCGAGGAGGAGATGCACCGGGCCCTGGACGAGCTGGGTCTGGGCACCTGGGCCGAGGAGCTGCCCGAGGGTCTGGACACCCCCGTCGGCCAGCGCGGCGAGTCCCTCAGCGCCGGGGAGCGGCAGCTGGTGGCGCTGGCCCGCGCCTACCTCGCCGATCCGGACATCATCGTGCTCGACGAGGCGACCAGCGCCGTCGATCCCGCGGCGGACGTCCGCCTGCAGCAGGCCATCGACGGCCTCGCCCGCGGCCGCACCACGATCACCATCGCCCACCGGCTCTCCACCGCCGAGCGGGCCGACCGGATCATGGTGCTCGACCACGGCGACCTCGCCGAGCACGGAACCCACGCCGAGCTCGTCGAGCTCGAGGGCGGCATCTATGCGGGGCTGCACCAGTCCTGGGTCGCGCATCGGGCGCAGCGATGA
- a CDS encoding ABC transporter ATP-binding protein: protein MSDSEQHTQKPVAAAGDEASTAAEIASEKDAARGLRPGQSARNFWPSTKRLVREMGPERLYLFAAILVGFVSVAFSVVGPRILGHATDLIFTGLISKNLPAGADPADVIAGLRADGQDTFADMLSGMTLTPGEGIDFVALHQTLALAVGLFAVSALLMWFQGLALNRIIYRMVSRLRREVEEKLHRLPLAYFDRMKRGEILSRVTNDIDNIQNTLMNTVTGLVNSILMVIGVLIMMFTISWQLSLIALAVIPVALLVTGIVGKRAQKLFAQQWDATGVVNSEVEEAYTGHSLVTVFGRRDEVAARFEERNETLFRATFGAQFVSSLIMPLMMFVGNLSYVAIAIVGGLRIISGQLTLGDVQAFIQYSRQFTQPLSQVASMATMLQSGVASAERVFELLDAEEQESETTVTTAAAGIREGRVEFEHVRFSYTPERELIRDLSLVADPGHTVAIVGPTGAGKTTLVNLVMRFYEVDGGRITIDGIDIRDLTRAQLRERTGMVLQDTWLFKGSLLENIRYGRLDASDEEVIEAARATHVDDFARQLPEGYDTVVDDDETTLSAGEKQLVTIARAFLAQPNLLILDEATSSVDTRTEVLVQQAMNRLRSGRTSFVIAHRLSTIRDADLILVMEAGDIVEQGDHEELLAQGGAYARLYRSQFEGAAVDVDAEAELSGHGAEDEVATTTGEMSLGG, encoded by the coding sequence ATGAGCGACTCAGAGCAGCACACGCAGAAGCCCGTCGCCGCGGCGGGCGACGAGGCCTCCACCGCCGCCGAGATCGCCTCGGAGAAGGACGCCGCCCGCGGGCTGCGCCCCGGCCAGAGCGCCCGGAACTTCTGGCCCTCGACCAAACGCCTGGTGCGCGAGATGGGCCCCGAGCGCCTCTACCTCTTCGCCGCGATCCTGGTCGGGTTCGTCTCCGTGGCCTTCTCCGTGGTGGGACCGCGCATCCTCGGCCACGCCACCGACCTCATCTTCACCGGTCTGATCTCGAAGAACCTCCCCGCGGGCGCCGATCCGGCCGACGTGATCGCCGGTCTGCGCGCCGACGGCCAGGACACCTTCGCGGACATGCTCTCGGGCATGACCCTCACCCCCGGCGAGGGCATCGACTTCGTCGCGCTGCACCAGACCCTCGCGCTGGCCGTCGGCCTCTTCGCCGTCTCGGCGCTGCTGATGTGGTTCCAGGGCCTGGCGCTGAACCGCATCATCTACCGCATGGTCTCGCGCCTGCGCCGCGAGGTGGAGGAGAAGCTGCACCGGCTGCCGCTGGCGTACTTCGACCGGATGAAGCGCGGCGAGATCCTCTCGCGGGTCACCAACGACATCGACAACATCCAGAACACCCTGATGAACACCGTCACGGGCCTGGTGAACTCGATCCTCATGGTGATCGGCGTGCTGATCATGATGTTCACGATCTCCTGGCAGCTCTCGCTCATCGCGCTCGCGGTGATCCCGGTGGCCCTGCTGGTGACGGGCATCGTCGGCAAGCGGGCGCAGAAGCTCTTCGCCCAGCAGTGGGACGCGACCGGCGTGGTGAACTCCGAGGTCGAGGAGGCGTACACCGGGCACTCCCTGGTGACCGTCTTCGGCCGACGCGACGAGGTCGCCGCCCGCTTCGAGGAGCGCAACGAGACCCTGTTCCGCGCCACCTTCGGCGCCCAGTTCGTCTCCTCCCTGATCATGCCGCTGATGATGTTCGTGGGGAACCTGTCCTACGTGGCGATCGCGATCGTGGGCGGGCTGCGGATCATCTCCGGCCAGCTCACCCTCGGCGACGTGCAGGCCTTCATCCAGTACTCGCGCCAGTTCACCCAGCCGCTCTCGCAGGTCGCCTCGATGGCGACGATGCTGCAGTCCGGGGTGGCCAGCGCGGAGCGCGTCTTCGAGCTGCTGGACGCCGAGGAGCAGGAGTCCGAGACCACGGTGACCACGGCCGCGGCCGGCATCCGGGAGGGCCGGGTCGAGTTCGAGCACGTGCGCTTCTCGTACACCCCCGAGCGCGAGCTGATCCGTGACCTGTCCCTGGTCGCCGATCCCGGGCACACGGTCGCGATCGTGGGGCCGACGGGTGCCGGCAAGACCACCCTGGTGAACCTCGTGATGCGCTTCTACGAGGTGGACGGCGGTCGGATCACGATCGACGGGATCGACATCCGCGACCTCACCCGCGCCCAGCTGCGCGAGCGCACCGGGATGGTCCTCCAGGACACCTGGCTGTTCAAGGGGTCGCTGCTGGAGAACATCCGCTACGGGCGACTGGACGCGAGCGACGAGGAGGTCATCGAGGCGGCTCGCGCCACCCACGTCGACGACTTCGCGCGCCAGCTCCCCGAGGGCTACGACACGGTCGTGGACGACGACGAGACGACGCTGTCCGCCGGCGAGAAGCAGCTGGTCACGATCGCCCGCGCGTTCCTGGCCCAGCCGAACCTGCTGATCCTCGACGAGGCCACCTCGAGCGTGGACACCCGCACCGAGGTGCTCGTGCAGCAGGCGATGAACCGTCTGCGCTCAGGGCGCACCAGCTTCGTGATCGCCCACCGCCTCTCCACCATCCGCGACGCGGACCTGATCCTGGTGATGGAGGCCGGCGACATCGTCGAGCAGGGCGACCACGAGGAGCTGCTCGCCCAGGGCGGGGCCTACGCCCGGCTGTACCGCTCGCAGTTCGAGGGCGCCGCGGTGGACGTCGACGCCGAGGCGGAGCTCTCCGGGCACGGCGCCGAGGACGAGGTCGCGACCACCACCGGCGAGATGTCGCTCGGCGGCTGA
- a CDS encoding ABC transporter ATP-binding protein — MTRIDAPAPRTPSVPPRQHPAVLVPGLKRLLTGSWEMRRWFLLAVLGAIAFALLQIATSAVIGRVTEQVIVPSFQRGEAAPALLLGGGAAILGIAVARAVTVMARRIFAAAAQYDLFRLYRERITEVYAKVPLLWHRRQATGTLLSSVYSDVEATFFAMAPFPFALSTIVMLVYATVVVARIDPVILLVMLALIVLLIILNVLLQRFATPIAMRSQQLRAEVAEIAHESFDGANVVKSLGREDVEERRFTRAADDLRETGIRFGYIRGWFDPAIDALPNLGILAVAVLGAWRIGEGHLTTGQLVEVAYLFTLMSLPIRSFGWVLGDLSRTVVGGGRVQQILDVPEERTYGPDPLPDGPGVLDIQDVSFVYRDDPAQVILGRGARAEQQVVREGHALHGVSLHADPHAGTRVLAVVGTTGSGKSSLALLAAGLVEPTSGTVRLDGAELRSLTAQALTADVALVLQQAFVFDATVRENVTLGEDIDEHTVRWALRVAQAEAFVDALPDGLDTELGERGGSLSGGQRQRIALARALARRPRLLILDDATSACDPSVELAILDGIRREMTASTLLLIAYRKSTISLADQVVFLDHGRVADAGTHEDLRGRSEGYRALVDAYDEAAISHNLLEASHPQPSDGPDPAVAVPAERERTVTGAIEIHGSGRYRREEVFGDDRECDVPTSTGAVPVVRPGVDAPEQSDPTDEEAGR; from the coding sequence ATGACCCGCATCGACGCCCCCGCCCCCCGCACCCCGTCCGTGCCCCCGCGCCAGCACCCCGCCGTGCTGGTCCCGGGGCTCAAGCGCCTGCTCACCGGGTCCTGGGAGATGCGCCGCTGGTTCCTGCTCGCGGTGCTCGGCGCGATCGCCTTCGCCCTGCTCCAGATCGCGACCTCCGCCGTGATCGGCCGCGTCACCGAGCAGGTCATCGTGCCCTCCTTCCAGCGCGGCGAGGCCGCTCCCGCCCTGCTGCTCGGCGGCGGCGCCGCGATCCTCGGCATCGCGGTGGCCCGCGCCGTCACCGTCATGGCGCGGCGCATCTTCGCCGCCGCCGCCCAGTACGACCTCTTCCGCCTCTACCGCGAGCGGATCACCGAGGTGTACGCGAAGGTGCCGCTGCTGTGGCACCGCCGCCAGGCCACCGGCACCCTGCTCAGCTCCGTCTACTCCGACGTCGAGGCGACCTTCTTCGCGATGGCGCCCTTCCCCTTCGCGCTGTCCACCATCGTCATGCTGGTCTATGCGACGGTCGTGGTGGCCCGCATCGACCCGGTGATCCTGCTGGTCATGCTCGCGCTGATCGTGCTTCTCATCATCCTCAACGTGCTCCTGCAGCGCTTCGCGACCCCCATCGCGATGCGCTCCCAGCAGCTGCGGGCCGAGGTCGCGGAGATCGCCCACGAGTCCTTCGACGGCGCGAACGTCGTGAAGTCGCTGGGCCGCGAGGACGTCGAGGAGCGGCGCTTCACCCGTGCCGCCGACGACCTGCGCGAGACCGGCATCCGCTTCGGCTACATCCGCGGCTGGTTCGACCCCGCGATCGACGCCCTGCCCAACCTCGGCATCCTCGCCGTCGCGGTGCTCGGCGCCTGGCGCATCGGCGAGGGGCACCTGACCACCGGCCAGCTCGTCGAGGTCGCCTACCTGTTCACGCTGATGTCGCTGCCGATCCGCTCCTTCGGCTGGGTGCTCGGGGATCTCTCCCGCACCGTCGTCGGCGGCGGGCGCGTCCAGCAGATCCTCGACGTCCCCGAGGAGCGCACCTACGGTCCCGACCCCCTCCCGGACGGCCCCGGCGTGCTCGACATCCAGGACGTCTCCTTCGTCTACCGCGACGACCCCGCCCAGGTCATCCTGGGCCGCGGCGCCCGGGCCGAGCAGCAGGTCGTGCGCGAGGGCCATGCACTCCACGGCGTGAGCCTGCACGCCGACCCGCACGCCGGCACCCGCGTTCTCGCCGTCGTCGGCACCACCGGCTCCGGCAAGTCCAGCCTCGCGCTGCTCGCGGCGGGTCTCGTCGAGCCCACCTCCGGCACCGTCCGCCTCGACGGGGCGGAGCTGCGCTCCCTGACCGCCCAGGCGCTCACGGCCGACGTGGCCCTCGTGCTCCAGCAGGCCTTCGTCTTCGACGCCACCGTGCGCGAGAACGTCACCCTCGGCGAGGACATCGACGAGCACACCGTGCGCTGGGCGCTGCGCGTCGCCCAGGCCGAGGCGTTCGTCGACGCCCTGCCCGACGGGCTCGACACCGAGCTGGGGGAGCGGGGCGGCTCCCTCTCGGGCGGCCAGCGCCAGCGCATCGCCCTGGCCCGCGCGCTCGCCCGCCGGCCCCGGCTGCTGATCCTCGACGACGCCACCAGCGCCTGCGACCCCAGCGTCGAGCTCGCCATCCTCGACGGGATCCGCCGCGAGATGACCGCCTCGACCCTGCTGCTGATCGCCTACCGCAAGTCCACGATCTCCCTCGCGGACCAGGTCGTCTTCCTCGACCACGGCCGCGTCGCCGACGCCGGCACCCACGAGGACCTGCGCGGACGCAGCGAGGGCTATCGCGCGCTCGTGGACGCCTACGACGAGGCCGCGATCTCCCACAACCTGCTCGAGGCCTCCCATCCCCAGCCCAGCGACGGCCCGGACCCCGCCGTCGCGGTGCCCGCCGAGCGCGAGCGCACCGTCACCGGAGCCATCGAGATCCACGGCTCCGGCCGGTACCGCCGCGAGGAGGTGTTCGGGGACGACCGCGAATGCGATGTCCCGACGAGCACCGGCGCGGTCCCCGTCGTCCGCCCCGGTGTCGACGCCCCCGAGCAGTCCGATCCGACCGATGAGGAGGCCGGCCGATGA
- a CDS encoding VanZ family protein has protein sequence MSELLQLVVVGVAGGLGVFALILLPAMQLQRRRFGRVRPSRLVAVAAICLYTMSLAGLTVAPAYDVAVTCRSRSGGAVRLDPFHTLAEVLAMQRGGAGLLELATSFTVLQILLNMALFLPLGLILRGVFRLETTTAVAMSMLLSALIEITQYTGAFGLYPCGVRIADIEDLLANTAGAALGALLAPVLTRWRVPLFAREDRHRDGPPGSATDADPVEDLLRRWF, from the coding sequence GTGAGCGAGTTGCTGCAGCTGGTCGTGGTGGGCGTCGCCGGGGGTCTCGGCGTGTTCGCCCTGATCCTGCTGCCCGCGATGCAGCTGCAGCGGCGTCGCTTCGGTCGGGTGCGCCCCTCGCGTCTGGTGGCCGTCGCGGCGATCTGCCTGTACACGATGTCGCTCGCGGGCCTGACGGTCGCTCCGGCCTATGACGTGGCCGTGACCTGCCGCAGCCGCTCGGGAGGCGCTGTGCGCCTGGACCCGTTCCACACCCTGGCCGAGGTGCTGGCGATGCAGCGCGGCGGGGCCGGCCTGCTGGAGCTCGCCACCAGCTTCACGGTGCTGCAGATCCTGCTGAACATGGCCCTGTTCCTGCCGCTGGGCCTGATCCTGCGCGGGGTGTTCCGGCTCGAGACCACGACTGCCGTCGCGATGTCGATGCTGCTCTCGGCCCTGATCGAGATCACCCAGTACACGGGCGCCTTCGGCCTCTACCCGTGCGGGGTGCGGATCGCGGACATCGAGGACCTGCTGGCCAACACCGCCGGAGCCGCGCTCGGAGCGCTGCTCGCTCCGGTGCTGACCCGCTGGCGGGTGCCGCTGTTCGCTCGGGAGGACCGTCACCGGGACGGCCCACCCGGCT
- a CDS encoding DUF6318 family protein — MNRPVQRIVVIVLALLLVVPAGVFGIGQLLGPGDGDQPGTTAAENPENPENRPTADPADQPPRPDLPEPEAPAGLTDQSEDGARATVTYLLQTYDYMMSSGDVSVWQDSVDPGCQVCVSFLDNAELLSDQGGYLVDGAFEVHSTTFSGKGEPPATGTVVAQFTQEESVLVDDPNLQATPLDSVTGQLIATVAWDGDRWRVTDMTIAPPEGQASDGGGASDSGGAAG, encoded by the coding sequence GTGAATCGTCCCGTCCAACGCATCGTCGTCATCGTGCTCGCTCTCCTGCTGGTGGTCCCAGCGGGAGTCTTCGGGATCGGTCAGCTGCTGGGTCCGGGCGACGGAGACCAGCCCGGGACCACCGCGGCCGAGAACCCAGAGAACCCCGAGAACCGGCCGACGGCCGACCCCGCCGACCAGCCGCCCCGCCCCGATCTGCCCGAGCCGGAGGCGCCGGCCGGTCTCACCGATCAGAGCGAGGACGGAGCCCGCGCGACCGTCACCTACCTGCTGCAGACCTACGACTACATGATGAGCAGCGGCGACGTCTCGGTGTGGCAGGACTCCGTGGACCCGGGCTGCCAGGTGTGCGTGAGCTTCCTGGACAACGCCGAGCTGCTCTCCGATCAGGGCGGCTATCTCGTCGACGGCGCCTTCGAGGTGCACTCGACGACCTTCTCCGGGAAGGGCGAGCCACCGGCGACCGGCACCGTGGTCGCGCAGTTCACCCAGGAGGAGTCGGTCCTCGTGGACGACCCGAACCTCCAGGCCACCCCGCTGGACTCCGTGACCGGGCAGCTCATCGCCACCGTCGCCTGGGACGGCGACCGCTGGCGCGTCACCGACATGACCATCGCCCCGCCCGAGGGCCAGGCCTCCGACGGCGGCGGCGCGAGCGACAGCGGCGGCGCCGCGGGCTGA
- a CDS encoding class I SAM-dependent methyltransferase, producing the protein MSERDAPDPLHPPVPPISARDAPRFGTDERKQTLAAAFQGQGADYDRLRPGYPDAVLDEMLAHSPRRAVDLGAGTGKLSGALAERGLQVTAVDTSAAMLEIAASGGPLITRVAAAESTGLPARSAELVTVAQAWHWFDDAAASTEVARLLTDDGLLALVWNMLDVTIPWVHRLSRIMHAGDIHREDFLPVVGPELELVRRGVHDWEDPMPTGDVIDLARTRSYVITAPEERRATVLANLDWYLHEHLGHAPGEVIGVPYRTDWFLYRPTGA; encoded by the coding sequence ATGAGCGAGCGGGACGCCCCCGATCCGCTGCACCCGCCGGTTCCGCCGATCTCCGCCCGGGATGCTCCGCGCTTCGGGACCGACGAGCGCAAGCAGACCCTCGCCGCGGCCTTCCAGGGCCAGGGCGCGGACTACGACCGGCTGCGCCCCGGATACCCGGACGCGGTGCTGGACGAGATGCTGGCGCACTCGCCGCGCCGCGCGGTCGACCTCGGCGCCGGGACCGGGAAGCTCTCCGGGGCGCTCGCGGAGCGGGGTCTCCAGGTGACCGCCGTGGACACCAGCGCCGCCATGCTCGAGATCGCGGCGAGCGGCGGGCCGCTGATCACCCGCGTCGCCGCCGCCGAGTCGACCGGGCTGCCCGCTCGGTCCGCGGAGCTGGTCACCGTGGCGCAGGCCTGGCACTGGTTCGACGACGCGGCCGCCTCGACCGAGGTGGCGCGGCTGCTGACCGACGACGGCCTGCTCGCGCTGGTGTGGAACATGCTCGACGTGACGATCCCGTGGGTGCATCGCCTCTCGCGGATCATGCACGCCGGGGACATCCACCGCGAGGACTTCCTGCCGGTCGTGGGCCCCGAGCTCGAGCTGGTGCGGCGGGGCGTGCACGACTGGGAGGACCCGATGCCCACCGGCGACGTCATCGACCTCGCCCGCACGCGCAGCTACGTGATCACCGCCCCGGAGGAGCGCCGGGCGACGGTGCTCGCGAACCTCGACTGGTACCTCCACGAGCACCTCGGCCACGCTCCCGGTGAGGTCATCGGCGTCCCCTATCGCACCGACTGGTTCCTCTACCGCCCCACCGGCGCCTGA